The Hemitrygon akajei unplaced genomic scaffold, sHemAka1.3 Scf000091, whole genome shotgun sequence genome window below encodes:
- the LOC140722852 gene encoding probable G-protein coupled receptor 139, with product MDRVVEICYPVIAVIGVPANLIAIVILSRGKCGLSKGITRYLVAMAVADLAVVIIEVVFYQIVETYQVDWLRPSVPFCLVHYVLCYVSLDCSVWLTVAFTFDRFVAICWSKIQRKYCNPRVAGWVIGTICVAYCLKDVPNYFLHKGRADPYSTHCTLKWGLHKQPGFEWFYWVDRLLNPLLPFFLILFLSSLTVRQILVASRVRRGLRGQKIGEKQQDPEMRSRRQSIVLLFTLSASFLMCWATTTVVFIFLRFPYMDLETAFRLWRAQKAVSVIQLFSCCTNTFIYSVTQRKFREHLKTAALCPISLFVKMVRLCSAQS from the exons ATGGATAGAGTGGTGGAAATATGTTACCCTGTTATTGCAGTCATCGGCGTCCCTG CCAACCTGATAGCGATCGTGATACTCAGccgaggaaagtgtggtctctccaaaggAATCACTCGGTATCTAGTGGCGATGGCCGTGGCCGATCTAGCGGTGGTGATCATCGAAGTTGTGTTCTACCAGATCGTTGAAACGTACCAAGTAGACTGGCTTCGGCCATCAGTTCCGTTCTGTTTAGTCCACTACGTCTTGTGTTACGTGTCTTTAGATTGTTCCGTGTGGCTGACTGTCgcgttcactttcgatcgctttgtggccatttgctggtcTAAGATTCAGAGAAAGTACTGTAATCCAAGAGTTGCCGGATGGGTTATTGGGACAATATGCGTCGCGTACTGTTTAAAGGACGTCCCTAACTACTTCCTGCACAAGGGCCGTGCAGATCCGTATTCGACTCATTGCACTCTCAAATGGGGTCTTCACAAGCAGCCTGGGTTTGAGTGGTTTtactgggtggaccgtctgttaaATCCGCTGCTCCCTTTTTTCCTCATTTTGTTCCTCAGCagtctgaccgtcagacagatccTGGTGGCCAGTCGAGTCCGTAGAGGGCTCAGGGGACAGAAAATCGGCGAGAAGCAGCAGGATCCGGAAATGAGGAGCAGGAGACAGTCCATCGTCCTGCTCTTcaccctgtcggcgagtttcctcatGTGCTGGGCGACAACCACCGTCGTCTTCATTTTCCTGAGGTTCCCTTACATGGACCTGGAAACGGCTTTCCGACTGTGGCGGGCGCAGAAAGCGGTGTCAGtgattcagcttttcagctgctgcacaaacacctttATTTACAGTGTgacccagaggaaattcagggagcatCTGAAAACTGCTGCGCTCTGTCCCATCAGTTTGTTTGTTAAAATGGTGAGGCTGTGCTCAGCGCAAAGTTAA